In Zunongwangia profunda SM-A87, the following proteins share a genomic window:
- a CDS encoding type I restriction-modification system subunit M translates to MAKKKTTKEKSIEESLWDAANKLRGSIEPSEYKHVVLGLIFLKFASDKFEVRREELIAEGKEKYLEMKDFYNMKNVFFLAETSRWNYLIKNAKQDDIALKIDTALNQIEKNNPSLKGALPDNYFSRLGLDKSKLSALLDTINKIDTQKDKSQDIVGRVYEYFLSKFALAEGKGKGEFYTPKSIVNLIAEMIEPYKGIIYDPACGSGGMFVQSIKFIESHHGSKREISIYGQEYTNTTYKLAKMNLAIRGISANLGDKAADTFSNDQHKDLKADYIMANPPFNQKDWRGPQELIDDPRWQGYEVPPKSNANYGWILNMVSKLSDDGVAGFILANGALSGGGEEYKIRRKLVENNLVEAIIILPQNMFYTTNISVTVWILNRNKTAHTRSIGDEERHYRDRHEEVLFMDLRQNGEPFEKKFIQFSGTQIKDIARTYHDWQQEDTNYKDIPEYCYSATKADIEKKDFSLVPSKYIEFVNRDENIDFDTKMAGLQTELTDLLQQEEDSKKELLDVFKELGYAIKL, encoded by the coding sequence ATGGCCAAAAAGAAAACGACCAAAGAAAAATCGATTGAAGAAAGTCTGTGGGATGCTGCCAATAAATTGCGTGGCTCCATTGAACCTTCTGAATACAAGCACGTAGTACTGGGGCTTATCTTCCTGAAATTTGCCAGTGATAAATTTGAAGTGCGCCGCGAGGAACTTATTGCCGAAGGCAAAGAAAAGTACCTTGAGATGAAAGACTTCTACAATATGAAGAACGTCTTTTTCCTGGCAGAAACTTCCCGGTGGAATTATCTTATTAAAAATGCGAAACAGGACGATATTGCCTTAAAGATTGATACTGCCTTAAACCAGATCGAAAAGAACAACCCTTCTCTAAAGGGAGCTTTGCCCGATAATTATTTTTCCCGCTTGGGACTGGATAAAAGTAAATTATCGGCTCTTTTGGATACCATCAATAAAATAGACACGCAAAAAGACAAATCCCAGGATATTGTGGGGCGTGTATATGAATACTTCTTATCCAAATTCGCTTTGGCGGAAGGTAAAGGAAAGGGAGAGTTCTATACACCAAAAAGTATTGTAAACCTTATTGCGGAAATGATCGAACCCTATAAAGGGATTATTTACGACCCGGCTTGTGGTTCCGGTGGTATGTTCGTGCAGTCTATTAAGTTTATCGAAAGCCATCACGGGAGCAAACGGGAAATTTCCATTTACGGCCAGGAATACACCAATACTACTTACAAACTGGCCAAAATGAACCTTGCCATTCGCGGGATATCCGCGAACCTGGGTGATAAAGCGGCCGATACTTTTAGCAATGACCAGCATAAAGATTTGAAAGCAGATTATATTATGGCCAATCCGCCATTTAACCAAAAGGATTGGCGCGGGCCGCAGGAATTAATCGATGATCCCCGCTGGCAGGGTTATGAAGTGCCTCCTAAAAGCAATGCAAACTATGGGTGGATATTGAATATGGTTTCTAAACTATCAGATGACGGGGTTGCCGGATTTATTCTGGCCAACGGAGCGCTTTCTGGCGGCGGGGAAGAATATAAAATCAGGAGAAAGCTGGTGGAAAACAACCTGGTGGAAGCTATTATTATCCTGCCACAAAATATGTTTTATACCACCAATATAAGTGTAACCGTTTGGATCCTGAATAGAAATAAAACTGCGCATACCCGTTCTATTGGAGATGAAGAACGCCATTATAGAGATAGGCATGAAGAAGTGCTTTTTATGGATTTGCGGCAGAATGGAGAGCCGTTTGAGAAAAAGTTTATCCAGTTTAGTGGAACGCAAATTAAAGATATTGCCAGGACTTACCACGATTGGCAACAGGAAGACACGAATTATAAAGATATCCCGGAATATTGCTACAGTGCTACTAAAGCCGATATTGAAAAGAAAGACTTTTCCCTGGTGCCCAGCAAGTATATCGAATTTGTAAACCGCGATGAAAATATCGATTTTGACACCAAGATGGCAGGTTTACAAACGGAACTCACCGATTTACTACAACAGGAAGAGGATTCTAAAAAGGAATTGTTGGACGTTTTTAAAGAGCTGGGGTATGCCATCAAACTATAG
- a CDS encoding ASCH domain-containing protein, producing the protein MNKKISPENILLISVKPEFAEKILRGEKTIELRKSAPKKVDIEDYILIYVTSPVKELWGICKINKIIKDNPVNFWNNHGSKTGVSESQFKSYYKTNKNAFGIELKEIRNFSKFSIELKHLKKAFPTFMPPQTYSYVKRNQINFGILKQILNKIEDKPIFNKGG; encoded by the coding sequence ATGAATAAAAAAATTTCTCCAGAAAATATACTTCTGATTTCTGTTAAACCAGAGTTTGCCGAGAAAATTTTGAGAGGTGAGAAAACTATTGAATTAAGAAAATCAGCTCCCAAAAAAGTAGATATCGAAGATTACATTTTAATTTACGTGACCTCCCCGGTAAAAGAGCTATGGGGTATTTGTAAAATTAACAAGATAATCAAAGACAATCCCGTAAATTTTTGGAATAATCACGGCTCAAAAACTGGTGTTTCAGAGAGTCAATTTAAGTCCTATTATAAAACTAATAAAAATGCATTTGGGATTGAATTGAAAGAAATAAGAAACTTCTCAAAATTTTCCATTGAGTTAAAACATTTGAAAAAAGCCTTCCCTACTTTTATGCCTCCACAAACCTATTCTTACGTTAAAAGAAATCAGATTAACTTTGGCATTTTGAAACAAATTCTAAACAAGATCGAGGACAAGCCAATTTTCAACAAAGGCGGGTAA
- a CDS encoding PIN domain-containing protein: protein MIFKIIKNPKSKAYNEVVALGDKNSKTLGFLPHSAFAKYAREGKIIGAYPNGSKELIGYILYRVSYNKVTIVHLCIPEEHRKGNTASKLVRHLKENTTQYDGIRLSCRNDYKIDRLWESLNFVPIKEKPGRGKEKLALTVWWYPHHHNDLLSQISDYELKNKIVAVIDMNVFLDIKDEREEESLALKSDWLLSEAILYYTREIHNEINRGNSSEIKKSSRKLLNYFTELPFKEEQEFKKILEKLEHEFPAISKNDKSDLKHLAYSIIGGAQFFITRDKELLQSKKFFTKYELKIYRPSEFITRLDENIQVSKYKPQRLIGTNIKSQRITSDNIDYFTRKFLKPDEKINHFQKKIRKALSSPHEYELITISKSEEILALVIFDRSENEKLSIPIFRFLNNSLRITLSKHLLFKAILTSTNENRSLIEILEVYIDEELSNSLKEARFIKTEEKWKKINLQKIIDFGNIKELISEMEYEEIEDSLILDPGDENYEFQKKYNLERHLSPLKIQDLDIPTFIISIKAVWAEQLFNDRSNEKLHLFESKNELLLNRENVYYRSSSRNLSAPARILWYISKNPITKEKGHIKAVSYIDEIFIDDAKKLFKQFKQLGIYNWKDIQKTIDKNGKIMAFVFSDTELFKRPVDLKFIKGLLKTKEEKKFMPLSPTKIKTETYLAIYKKGLL, encoded by the coding sequence TTGATATTTAAAATAATTAAGAATCCAAAATCAAAAGCTTATAATGAAGTTGTTGCTCTTGGAGATAAAAATTCTAAAACACTTGGTTTTTTACCACATTCTGCATTTGCAAAATATGCGAGAGAAGGAAAAATAATCGGGGCTTATCCAAATGGTTCTAAAGAATTAATTGGTTATATTTTATACAGAGTGTCGTATAATAAGGTTACTATAGTTCATTTATGCATACCAGAAGAACATAGAAAAGGAAATACTGCATCAAAGCTTGTCAGACATTTAAAAGAAAATACTACACAGTATGATGGTATCCGACTTAGCTGTAGAAATGACTATAAAATTGATCGTCTATGGGAAAGTCTCAATTTTGTACCAATTAAAGAAAAACCTGGTAGAGGTAAAGAAAAGTTGGCTCTAACCGTTTGGTGGTACCCTCACCATCATAATGACCTTTTATCCCAAATTTCAGATTATGAATTAAAAAATAAGATCGTAGCAGTAATCGATATGAACGTTTTTCTGGATATTAAAGACGAAAGAGAAGAAGAAAGCTTAGCATTAAAAAGTGATTGGTTATTAAGTGAGGCAATACTTTATTATACAAGAGAAATTCATAATGAGATAAATAGAGGGAATTCTAGCGAAATAAAGAAAAGCAGTAGAAAATTATTAAACTATTTTACAGAGTTACCTTTCAAAGAAGAACAAGAGTTTAAAAAAATACTTGAAAAACTTGAACATGAGTTTCCTGCTATAAGTAAGAATGATAAATCAGACTTAAAACATTTAGCGTATTCAATTATCGGAGGCGCACAATTCTTCATTACAAGAGACAAAGAACTTTTACAAAGCAAAAAGTTCTTCACTAAGTATGAATTAAAAATATATCGCCCTAGTGAATTTATAACACGTTTGGACGAAAATATTCAAGTTTCCAAATATAAGCCTCAGAGACTAATAGGCACTAATATAAAGTCTCAAAGAATAACAAGTGATAATATTGATTATTTCACGAGGAAATTTCTTAAACCGGATGAAAAAATTAATCACTTTCAAAAAAAAATCAGGAAAGCTTTATCATCTCCACATGAATATGAGTTAATTACAATATCCAAATCTGAAGAAATACTAGCTTTAGTAATTTTTGACCGTAGTGAAAATGAGAAATTGTCGATACCAATTTTCCGTTTCCTAAATAATAGCTTGAGAATAACTTTATCTAAACATTTATTATTTAAAGCAATCTTGACATCCACAAATGAAAATAGATCTTTGATTGAAATCTTAGAAGTATACATAGATGAGGAATTATCCAATTCTCTAAAGGAAGCTAGATTTATAAAAACAGAAGAAAAATGGAAGAAAATTAACCTTCAAAAAATAATTGATTTTGGAAATATAAAAGAATTGATTTCAGAAATGGAATATGAAGAAATTGAAGATAGTTTAATTTTGGATCCAGGGGATGAAAATTATGAATTTCAAAAAAAATATAACCTAGAAAGACATTTATCTCCATTAAAAATCCAAGATCTCGATATTCCTACTTTTATAATATCGATAAAAGCAGTTTGGGCAGAGCAATTATTCAATGACCGCTCCAATGAAAAGCTACATTTGTTTGAGTCTAAAAATGAACTTTTATTAAATAGAGAAAATGTTTATTATAGATCATCTTCAAGAAATTTAAGCGCTCCTGCAAGAATATTATGGTATATAAGCAAAAACCCGATAACAAAGGAAAAAGGCCATATTAAAGCTGTTTCGTACATAGACGAAATCTTTATCGATGATGCTAAAAAGCTATTTAAACAATTTAAGCAATTGGGTATTTATAATTGGAAAGATATTCAAAAGACCATAGATAAAAATGGAAAGATTATGGCTTTTGTGTTCTCGGATACAGAACTTTTCAAAAGACCTGTAGATCTAAAATTCATTAAAGGATTATTAAAAACAAAAGAAGAAAAGAAGTTTATGCCTTTATCACCAACCAAAATAAAAACTGAAACGTATCTTGCGATTTATAAGAAAGGGTTGCTGTAA
- a CDS encoding DUF4145 domain-containing protein: protein MKDKVFCKVCKGDRNHTEIHNIEERGGEEESDFQYIHKFSLIKCNGCDNISFLETYGDTEMFNHVGPYGEQEYYDEKTVYPTYLKKGEEIYYKHHLPKKIRLIYSETISAFKANSSILTAGGLRAIIEAICNHLKISGNNLAERIDGLSKNGHLTTSESKRLHSIRFLGNDALHEMEVPKEEHLYLLLGIINHLLTNLFINDKIMKGKVETMVDTYDEFVRAIENKIEKDMIGKKFTLSEILKKSKRQLTKKNLNDFEDKLIKDLNGGEIKFLKVVKEKDKTFYEVVEKPMLFNFGIN from the coding sequence ATGAAGGATAAAGTTTTTTGCAAAGTTTGTAAAGGAGATAGAAATCATACTGAAATACACAATATAGAAGAACGCGGTGGTGAAGAAGAAAGTGATTTTCAGTACATCCATAAATTTTCATTAATTAAATGTAATGGATGTGATAATATTTCATTTTTAGAAACATACGGAGATACCGAAATGTTCAATCATGTAGGACCGTATGGAGAACAAGAATATTATGATGAGAAAACAGTATATCCTACCTATTTAAAAAAAGGGGAGGAAATTTATTATAAACATCATTTACCGAAAAAAATTAGATTAATCTATTCAGAAACAATATCAGCTTTTAAAGCAAATTCTTCCATATTAACAGCAGGCGGATTAAGAGCGATAATAGAAGCAATTTGTAATCATTTAAAAATTTCTGGTAACAATTTAGCGGAAAGAATAGATGGACTTAGTAAAAATGGACATTTAACAACATCCGAATCTAAAAGATTACATTCCATTAGATTCTTAGGAAATGACGCTCTCCACGAAATGGAAGTTCCCAAAGAGGAACATTTATATTTACTGTTAGGAATCATTAATCATCTACTTACCAACCTTTTCATTAATGATAAAATTATGAAAGGGAAAGTTGAAACTATGGTAGATACTTATGATGAATTTGTCAGAGCAATCGAAAATAAAATTGAGAAAGATATGATTGGTAAAAAATTTACTCTTTCAGAAATCTTAAAAAAATCAAAAAGACAACTTACCAAAAAAAATCTGAATGATTTCGAAGATAAACTCATAAAGGACTTAAATGGCGGAGAAATAAAATTTTTAAAAGTAGTAAAGGAAAAAGATAAAACCTTTTATGAAGTTGTTGAAAAACCGATGCTATTCAATTTTGGGATAAATTAA
- a CDS encoding SusC/RagA family TonB-linked outer membrane protein, with amino-acid sequence MKNNYSCHTYVALIIIGGILLLLPKAAHAANPTPLLLQQQVITGTVTDQNGLSIPGVSIILKDTKRGVVTNLDGEYRITASANATLVFSYIGFKTREVPIDGREVINIQLEEDIAALGEVQINAGYYNTTRRESTGNIARVTAEEIENQPVISPLQALQGRMAGVEVTMGGANPGAAATIRIRGTNSLREEGNYPLYIIDGVPISSIPTESNSLLSSSGIDPLNNLNPSNIKSIEVLKDADATAIYGSRGANGVVLITTKSGNKIGTGLEARVYTAISTVPRRLDLLTIPQYLQLRQQAFENDGIEPTANNAYDLLLWDQDRYTDWQDFVFGGQAQTTNANLSFTGGSENTSYRLGGSYLRQGTIYPADYNYHKITGNLSLNHYSEDRKFNLGTSINYGIDHNELAGNLNLGPSVFLLPPNAPTVFNPDGSLHWEDWSAAGIPNPLEGYFNDSNTQTRSFIANTYLSYEVLQGLQLKTSLGYTNYTTDELRKIPGRSYNPAENPQNRSAHLNTSRTSWIVEPQLLYHSKFGHLEGDFILGATLQAENSSRESLQGTGYATESLIGNLAAAEMIINAQSASTQYRYAALFSRFGFNWDQKYYVNLTARRDGSSRFGPNNRFSNFGAVGVAWIFTEEQFIENQLSFLSFGKLRGSYGSTGNDQIGDYGYLDAYEATRGPGGLYPTSLANPDYSWEVNKKLEAGVELGLLNDRINFSFSWYRNRSSNQLVGYPLPAITGFQTVQANLPATVENRGIEVEFTTYNIRHNNFSWTTSFNLSRQKNELISYPEIEQSSYANVYKVGYPLNIVLNYNYTGVDPETGLYTFQDVNEDGRLDIQDRINIQDRNREFFGGISNNITYKNFHFQFLWEFVKQPGRLSYLNAGRTSNILAFYLSEPNLQIPTTSYQGSVAYSNALNSSVFNQDGSFLRLKTLAASYNLEKIAGKLGLQQCQLFLNAQNLITLTSYKGLDPESPVGGSSISNLRTISGGLQLKF; translated from the coding sequence ATGAAAAATAATTACTCGTGCCATACATACGTGGCGCTAATAATTATAGGCGGGATACTCTTGCTCCTGCCCAAAGCTGCACACGCCGCAAACCCTACTCCCCTGCTCTTGCAACAACAAGTAATTACCGGGACGGTAACAGATCAAAACGGCCTTTCCATTCCGGGCGTTAGTATTATTTTAAAAGATACCAAACGGGGTGTGGTCACCAACTTGGACGGTGAATATCGTATTACTGCTTCCGCAAACGCTACTTTGGTTTTTTCGTATATCGGCTTTAAAACCCGGGAAGTACCCATAGACGGTCGAGAGGTAATCAATATTCAACTGGAAGAAGATATCGCCGCCCTGGGTGAAGTACAAATCAATGCCGGCTATTATAATACCACCCGAAGGGAAAGCACAGGAAATATTGCGAGAGTCACGGCCGAGGAAATAGAAAACCAACCGGTCATTAGTCCGCTGCAAGCATTACAGGGAAGAATGGCTGGGGTAGAGGTTACTATGGGCGGCGCAAACCCTGGGGCGGCTGCTACCATAAGAATCAGGGGAACAAACAGCCTTCGGGAAGAAGGAAATTATCCTTTGTATATCATTGATGGCGTACCTATAAGTTCCATCCCTACCGAAAGCAATTCCCTATTAAGTTCGTCAGGTATCGATCCTTTAAATAATCTAAATCCTTCAAATATAAAAAGCATCGAAGTTTTAAAGGATGCCGATGCCACGGCAATCTACGGCTCCAGGGGTGCCAATGGGGTGGTACTTATTACCACCAAATCGGGAAATAAAATCGGTACCGGTCTAGAAGCCAGAGTCTATACCGCGATCTCTACCGTACCGCGAAGGTTAGATCTACTAACCATCCCACAGTATTTACAACTAAGACAGCAAGCTTTTGAAAATGACGGGATAGAACCCACGGCAAATAATGCTTATGATTTACTGCTCTGGGACCAGGATCGCTATACCGACTGGCAGGATTTTGTATTTGGCGGTCAAGCACAAACGACCAATGCCAACCTTTCCTTTACCGGTGGCAGTGAAAATACCTCCTATAGGTTAGGAGGCTCTTATCTTCGGCAAGGAACTATTTATCCGGCAGATTATAATTATCATAAAATCACCGGCAATCTTAGCTTAAATCATTATTCGGAAGATCGAAAGTTCAATTTGGGAACTTCCATAAATTATGGAATTGATCATAATGAGCTGGCCGGCAACTTAAATTTAGGGCCTTCTGTTTTTTTGTTACCCCCTAATGCCCCCACCGTATTTAACCCGGACGGATCATTACACTGGGAAGATTGGAGTGCTGCCGGCATTCCCAACCCGTTAGAGGGCTATTTTAATGATAGCAATACACAGACCCGTAGTTTTATAGCTAATACCTATCTTTCTTATGAGGTTTTACAAGGCTTACAATTAAAAACCAGTTTGGGGTACACCAATTATACCACAGACGAATTAAGAAAAATACCAGGAAGGTCGTATAACCCGGCAGAGAATCCCCAAAACAGGTCTGCCCACTTAAATACCAGTAGAACCTCGTGGATAGTGGAGCCGCAACTTCTTTATCACTCCAAGTTTGGACATTTGGAAGGTGATTTTATACTGGGAGCAACATTACAGGCAGAAAACTCTTCTCGCGAGAGCTTGCAGGGAACGGGCTATGCCACAGAATCCCTTATAGGGAATCTGGCCGCAGCTGAAATGATCATCAATGCTCAAAGCGCAAGTACCCAATACCGCTATGCCGCTTTGTTCTCCCGGTTTGGTTTTAACTGGGATCAAAAATACTATGTAAATCTAACCGCAAGAAGGGATGGTTCCAGCCGTTTTGGCCCCAACAACAGGTTTTCTAATTTTGGTGCTGTAGGGGTAGCCTGGATTTTTACCGAAGAGCAATTTATCGAAAATCAGCTTTCCTTTTTATCCTTCGGAAAACTACGGGGAAGTTACGGAAGTACAGGAAATGACCAGATTGGTGATTATGGCTATTTGGATGCTTATGAAGCGACCAGGGGCCCCGGTGGATTATACCCCACCTCCCTTGCCAATCCAGACTATTCCTGGGAGGTAAACAAGAAATTAGAAGCCGGCGTGGAACTGGGCCTTTTAAATGATCGGATAAATTTTAGTTTCAGCTGGTACCGCAATCGTTCTTCCAATCAATTGGTAGGCTATCCCCTGCCCGCCATCACAGGATTTCAGACGGTACAGGCAAACCTTCCTGCTACCGTTGAGAACAGGGGGATTGAAGTAGAGTTTACCACCTACAATATTCGTCATAACAATTTTAGTTGGACAACCTCTTTTAACCTTAGCAGACAAAAAAATGAGCTTATTAGTTATCCAGAGATAGAACAATCTTCCTATGCCAATGTATATAAAGTAGGGTATCCGCTTAACATTGTTTTAAACTACAATTATACGGGAGTAGACCCGGAAACCGGTTTATACACTTTTCAAGATGTTAATGAAGACGGAAGGCTAGATATACAAGACAGAATAAATATTCAAGATCGTAACCGCGAATTCTTTGGAGGCATTAGCAATAATATTACCTATAAAAATTTTCATTTTCAATTCCTTTGGGAGTTTGTAAAACAACCTGGTAGACTATCATATCTTAATGCCGGCCGCACAAGTAATATACTAGCTTTTTATCTAAGTGAGCCTAACTTGCAAATTCCCACTACTTCTTATCAGGGTAGCGTGGCATACAGCAATGCGCTAAATAGTTCGGTCTTTAACCAGGATGGTTCATTCCTTCGCTTAAAAACCCTGGCCGCTTCTTACAACCTGGAAAAAATAGCCGGAAAACTAGGGCTTCAACAGTGCCAGTTATTTCTCAATGCTCAAAACCTTATCACGCTTACCTCTTATAAAGGCTTAGACCCGGAATCTCCGGTAGGCGGATCATCTATTAGTAATCTTCGTACCATCTCAGGAGGATTACAATTAAAATTTTAA
- a CDS encoding RagB/SusD family nutrient uptake outer membrane protein translates to MKSNRTIVKILLALTVVLHFGCEDLVSIDVPTNKLVRSQVFDSEQTAISALTGIYNQLYLSAFSNGSWNSISVVSGLSSDNIQNINTSNLDRMEFQEHQINPENSYNLELWSSAYNIIYMTNACLEGLYNSEKIAPDLAIQLEGEARFVRAFTYFNLVNLYGSVPLILTTNYERNALAEKSSVEIVYQQIIDDLEFSSEVLNPSYRTGERITANKFAATALLARVYLYNEEWQMAEMLSTEVINESSTYQILDSLNTVFLANSREAIWQISPIGGGGIATNTNDGNIFVIDPVFSFFASIQLREGLVNTFQEEDKRLANWIGYNESLNAYFAHKYKIRTSSDFPIIEYSMVLRLAEQYLIRAEARVYQGKLSEAQNDLNVIRERADLLPFEAQSETMLLDELFIQRQKELFTEWGHRWLDLKRSKRAQSVFGSDPLWDSGDLLYPIPTQELIKNPNLTQNDGY, encoded by the coding sequence ATGAAATCTAATCGAACAATCGTAAAAATACTCCTTGCGCTAACTGTAGTGTTACATTTTGGCTGTGAGGATTTGGTATCTATAGATGTTCCTACCAATAAACTGGTACGAAGCCAGGTCTTTGATAGTGAGCAAACCGCTATTAGTGCCTTAACAGGTATTTACAACCAATTGTACCTGTCGGCTTTCTCAAACGGCTCCTGGAATAGCATTTCGGTAGTATCAGGTTTATCGTCAGATAATATCCAAAACATTAATACTTCCAATCTGGACAGGATGGAGTTTCAGGAACACCAAATTAATCCCGAAAACTCCTATAATCTGGAATTATGGTCCAGTGCCTATAATATCATTTATATGACCAATGCATGCCTGGAAGGACTGTACAATTCAGAGAAAATAGCTCCCGACCTGGCCATTCAATTGGAAGGAGAAGCTCGCTTTGTGAGGGCTTTTACTTATTTTAATTTGGTGAACCTTTATGGATCAGTTCCCTTAATCCTTACCACAAACTATGAGCGTAATGCCCTTGCTGAAAAATCAAGTGTCGAAATAGTGTATCAACAGATTATTGATGATCTTGAATTTTCTTCTGAAGTTTTAAATCCCTCTTACCGCACCGGAGAAAGAATCACTGCAAATAAATTTGCCGCAACGGCGCTGTTGGCAAGGGTCTATTTATATAATGAAGAATGGCAAATGGCTGAAATGCTTAGTACTGAAGTGATAAACGAATCTTCCACTTATCAAATACTGGATAGTTTAAATACCGTATTTCTAGCGAATAGTCGTGAGGCCATCTGGCAAATTTCGCCCATTGGAGGCGGTGGGATAGCCACTAATACCAATGACGGAAACATTTTTGTTATCGATCCTGTCTTTTCCTTTTTTGCCAGTATACAACTGCGAGAAGGGCTTGTAAATACATTTCAGGAAGAAGATAAACGTCTTGCAAACTGGATTGGATATAACGAATCCCTAAACGCGTATTTCGCCCATAAATATAAAATACGCACCAGTTCCGATTTTCCAATTATAGAATATTCAATGGTGTTACGATTAGCAGAGCAATATTTAATAAGGGCCGAAGCAAGAGTATATCAAGGAAAATTGTCTGAAGCACAAAATGATTTAAACGTCATCCGTGAACGGGCAGACTTGCTCCCCTTTGAAGCACAATCAGAAACAATGCTACTGGATGAACTATTTATCCAACGACAAAAAGAGCTTTTTACCGAGTGGGGACATCGTTGGCTCGATCTTAAAAGAAGCAAAAGAGCGCAGTCTGTTTTCGGGTCAGACCCATTATGGGATTCCGGTGATCTCTTATATCCCATTCCCACCCAGGAGCTTATTAAAAATCCAAATTTAACCCAGAATGATGGCTATTAA